Proteins found in one Coffea eugenioides isolate CCC68of chromosome 5, Ceug_1.0, whole genome shotgun sequence genomic segment:
- the LOC113769970 gene encoding nuclear transcription factor Y subunit C-1-like, with product MENNSQQAQAAAAAAAAAQTSAAAYPGQPPYHHLLQQQQQQLQMFWNYQRQEIEQVNDFKNHQLPLARIKKIMKADEDVRMISAEAPILFAKACELFILELTIRSWLHAEENKRRTLQKNDIAAAITRTDIFDFLVDIVPRDEIKDEAAGLGVGVGVGMAPGGIPVGSAASGVPYYYPPLGQPAPPGVMIGRPAVDPSVYVQQPPPPSQAWQSVWQTSAADDGSYATGGGANGGSQGNLDGQG from the exons ATGGAAAACAACTCCCAGCAAGCCCAAGCGGCTGCGGCCGCGGCGGCGGCAGCGCAGACCTCGGCTGCTGCATACCCAGGTCAGCCGCCGTACCACCACCTTCTCCAACAACAGCAGCAACAGCTTCAAATGTTCTGGAACTACCAGAGACAAGAGATCGAGCAAGTGAACGACTTTAAGAATCACCAGCTGCCATTAGCCCGGATCAAGAAAATCATGAAGGCCGACGAAGACGTCCGGATGATCTCCGCTGAGGCCCCCATTCTCTTCGCCAAAGCCTGCGAGCTCTTCATCTTGGAGCTGACCATCCGCTCCTGGCTCCACGCCGAGGAGAACAAGAGGAGGACCCTCCAGAAGAACGATATTGCGGCGGCAATTACTAGGACCGACATTTTCGACTTTTTGGTCGACATTGTGCCGAGGGATGAGATCAAGGATGAGGCCGCCGGACTGGGAGTCGGCGTCGGAGTTGGGATGGCACCGGGAGGAATTCCTGTGGGGTCTGCTGCTAGTGGGGTGCCTTACTATTATCCCCCCTTGGGCCAGCCTGCTCCTCCTGGAGTGATGATCGGCAGGCCTGCTGTTGATCCGAGTGTTTATGTGCAGCAGCCGCCTCCGCCGTCGCAGGCCTGGCAGTCGGTTTGGCAGACGAGTGCGGCGGATGATGGGTCCTATGCTACTGGAGGTGGAGCCAATGGTGGCAGCCAGGGCAATCTTGACGGCCAAGG GTGA
- the LOC113771454 gene encoding putative nuclease HARBI1 — MSYFYRRSGETVSRHFHRVLRAVIALEDQFLQQPTGEQVPPEILNSARFYPYFKDCVGAIDGTHVRVKVPNIDAAKYRGRKEHPTQNVLATCSLNMRFTYVLPGWEGTASDSRIIKNALTREDKLIISNGKYYLVDAGFMLRRGLLTPYRNVRYHLKEYSSQQPQNFRELFNLGHSSLRNAIERAFGVLKKRFPIIGDTQPTYSVEIQSQIVLACCILHNFLMEFDPGLEYINEVDEELASQSPSKEESRDISAEKDHAQGEGLRNEIAMQMWNDYIL, encoded by the exons atgTCATACTTTTATCGGCGTTCTGGAGAAACTGTTAGTCGTCATTTTCATAGAGTTTTACGAGCAGTTATAGCATTGGAGGATCAATTTCTTCAGCAGCCTACGGGAGAACAAGTTCCTCCGGAAATACTTAATAGTGCAAGATTTTATCCATATTTTAAG GATTGTGTGGGTGCAATTGATGGAACCCATGTTCGCGTTAAGGTGCCTAATATTGATGCGGCAAAATATCGTGGTAGAAAAGAGCATCCAACACAAAATGTGCTTGCTACATGTTCTTTGAATATGAGATTCACATATGTTCTACCTGGTTGGGAGGGAACTGCATCAGATTCAAGGATCATAAAAAATGCGCTCACTAGAGAAGATAAATTAATCATTTCTAATG GTAAATATTATCTTGTTGATGCTGGATTCATGTTGAGAAGGGGACTTCTTACACCTTATAGAAATGTAAGGTACCACTTGAAGGAATACTCAAGTCAACAACCGCAAAACTTTCGAGAACTATTCAATTTGGGACATTCATCATTGCGTAATGCAATTGAGAGAGCATTCGGTGTCTTGAAAAAACGGTTTCCAATCATTGGAGATACTCAACCAACTTATAGTGTTGAAATACAATCACAAattgtgcttgcttgttgtATATTACATAATTTTCTCATGGAGTTTGACCCTGGCTTGGAGTACATTAATGAAGTAGATGAAGAATTGGCAAGTCAATCTCCATCGAAGGAGGAAAGCAGAGATATAAGTGCTGAAAAAGATCATGCTCAAGGAGAGGGTTTAAGGAATGAAATAGCAATGCAAATGTGGAATGATTATATACTTTGA